From a single bacterium HR11 genomic region:
- the hcrA gene encoding 4-hydroxybenzoyl-CoA reductase subunit alpha: MEFQTIGKPTPYIGGEDPVTGRAVYTDDLRLPGLLVGRILRSPLPHARIVKVDVSKARRVPGVVAVITGQDVATKYGILPVAQDETALAVDRVRYVGEGVAAVAAESVEAAEEALERIEVLYEPLPAYFDALEAMNAPPPWIHDDRPNNIEREYHHHFGDVERGFAEADYVREHYFFCPRLNHAAMEPHSAVASYDLQGRLTVWSSTQTPYYLHRTLSKVLGLSMNRIRVIKPHVGGAFGGKDEPLPHEIVAAKLAMVAGRPVKVTMTREEVFYLNRGRPDQHIWLKIGVRRDGRITAVECKVVQDGGAYCSYGIVTILYAGQLLAAIYDIPNIKYDGYRVLTNKPPCGAQRGHGSVNTRFAFESLLDMIAEDLGLDPVTIRARNFLRPNTRTVNDLRVTSYGLPECIRRVVEASGFFEKWRKLPYGRGIGLGCSHYVSGAGRPIIRSEMPHSNVVVKVDVDGGIGLYTGTAEIGQGCDTVQAMIVAEVLGVSLRRVRVVAGDSDLTPLDLGSYSSRVTFMAGNAALQAARQIRDRLADVVSRALSVPADRLEFRDERVFDREDPGRGVSFDEAVYMALQESGGTLVGKGAYSPPPEAQGGTYKGAGVGPSPAYSYSASVAEVSVDVETGEVRVERVWTAHDCGRALNPLAVEGQIEGSVSMGLGQALTEQVVMKDGRILNPGLLEYKTPGLLDHPVIESIVVESIDPEGPFGAKEAGEGSLAGVIPAIANAVYDAVGVRIDRLPITPERVLEALRKATVKKPQETALPTAKA; encoded by the coding sequence ATGGAGTTTCAGACCATCGGGAAGCCGACGCCTTACATCGGGGGCGAAGACCCGGTCACGGGGCGGGCCGTATATACGGACGACCTCCGCCTGCCCGGCCTGCTGGTCGGCCGGATCCTGCGGAGCCCCCTGCCCCACGCCCGCATCGTGAAGGTCGACGTCTCGAAGGCCCGGCGGGTCCCCGGCGTCGTCGCCGTCATCACGGGGCAGGACGTGGCGACGAAGTATGGGATTCTCCCGGTCGCCCAGGACGAGACGGCCCTGGCCGTCGACCGGGTCCGCTACGTCGGGGAGGGCGTCGCCGCCGTCGCCGCCGAGTCCGTCGAGGCCGCCGAGGAGGCCCTCGAACGCATCGAGGTCCTCTACGAACCCCTGCCGGCTTACTTCGACGCCCTCGAGGCGATGAACGCCCCGCCGCCCTGGATTCACGACGATCGGCCGAACAACATCGAGCGGGAATACCACCATCACTTCGGGGACGTCGAGCGGGGCTTCGCCGAGGCCGATTACGTGCGGGAGCACTATTTCTTCTGTCCCCGGCTCAACCATGCGGCCATGGAGCCCCACAGCGCCGTCGCCTCCTACGACCTCCAGGGGCGTCTGACCGTCTGGTCCTCGACCCAGACGCCGTACTACCTGCACCGGACCCTCTCGAAGGTCCTCGGCCTGTCGATGAACCGCATCCGCGTCATCAAGCCTCACGTCGGCGGTGCCTTCGGCGGCAAGGACGAGCCCCTGCCTCACGAGATCGTCGCCGCCAAGCTGGCGATGGTCGCCGGCCGGCCCGTCAAGGTCACGATGACCCGGGAGGAGGTCTTTTACCTGAACCGGGGGCGGCCGGACCAGCACATCTGGCTGAAGATCGGGGTCCGGCGGGACGGTCGCATCACGGCCGTCGAGTGCAAGGTCGTCCAGGACGGCGGGGCCTACTGTAGCTACGGCATCGTGACGATCCTGTACGCCGGTCAGCTCCTGGCGGCCATCTACGACATCCCGAACATCAAGTATGACGGCTACCGCGTCCTGACGAACAAGCCCCCCTGCGGGGCCCAGCGGGGCCACGGGTCCGTCAACACGCGGTTTGCCTTCGAGAGCCTGCTGGACATGATCGCCGAGGACCTGGGCCTCGACCCCGTGACGATCCGGGCCCGGAATTTCCTGCGGCCGAACACCCGGACGGTCAACGACCTGCGGGTGACCAGCTACGGCCTGCCCGAGTGCATCCGGCGGGTCGTCGAGGCGTCCGGGTTCTTCGAAAAGTGGCGGAAGCTCCCCTACGGCCGGGGAATCGGCCTCGGATGCAGTCATTACGTGAGCGGGGCCGGGCGGCCCATCATCCGGTCCGAGATGCCCCACTCGAACGTCGTCGTCAAGGTCGACGTGGACGGCGGGATCGGCCTCTACACGGGGACGGCCGAGATCGGGCAGGGATGCGATACCGTGCAGGCGATGATCGTCGCCGAAGTCCTCGGCGTGAGCCTCCGACGGGTCCGGGTCGTGGCCGGCGACTCGGACCTGACGCCCCTGGACCTGGGGAGCTACTCGAGCCGGGTCACCTTCATGGCCGGCAACGCCGCCCTCCAGGCGGCTCGTCAGATTCGGGACCGTCTGGCCGACGTCGTCAGCCGGGCGCTCTCGGTCCCGGCAGATCGGCTCGAGTTTCGAGACGAACGGGTCTTCGACCGGGAGGACCCCGGCCGGGGCGTGTCTTTCGATGAAGCCGTCTACATGGCCCTCCAAGAATCGGGCGGCACACTCGTCGGCAAGGGGGCCTACTCGCCGCCGCCCGAGGCCCAGGGCGGTACATACAAGGGCGCCGGCGTCGGGCCATCCCCGGCTTACAGCTATAGCGCCTCCGTGGCCGAGGTGTCCGTCGACGTCGAGACGGGCGAGGTCCGGGTCGAACGCGTGTGGACCGCCCACGACTGCGGCCGGGCCCTGAACCCCCTGGCCGTCGAGGGCCAAATCGAGGGGTCCGTCTCGATGGGCCTCGGGCAGGCCCTGACGGAGCAGGTCGTCATGAAGGACGGCCGCATCCTGAATCCGGGTCTCCTGGAATACAAGACGCCGGGCCTGCTGGACCACCCCGTCATCGAGAGCATCGTCGTCGAGAGCATCGATCCCGAGGGTCCCTTCGGGGCGAAGGAGGCCGGGGAGGGCTCCCTGGCCGGCGTCATCCCGGCCATCGCCAACGCCGTCTACGACGCCGTCGGGGTCCGCATCGACCGGCTTCCCATCACGCCGGAACGGGTCCTCGAGGCCCTCCGGAAGGCTACCGTCAAGAAGCCTCAGGAGACCGCCTTACCCACGGCAAAGGCCTAA
- the fabI gene encoding Enoyl-[acyl-carrier-protein] reductase [NADH] FabI, which translates to MGLLEGKHGLVLGVANKWSIAWAIARAAAEHGARLMITYQNERFQKQVQQLADTLPGARTAPCDVADEAQIEALRQAVQAEMGHLDFIVHSIAYAHKDDLEGPFYPVPKDRFMTALDISAYSLVAVVRTLLPLMEGRSGSVLTMTYIGSERVMPNYNVMGIAKAALEAIVRYLAHDLGPAGIRVNAISAGPIKTLAASGIGDFSRILEIYQTRSPLRRNVTQEDVARAAVFLLSDMASAITGTVLYVDAGFHIMGV; encoded by the coding sequence ATGGGGCTCTTAGAGGGCAAGCACGGCCTGGTCCTCGGCGTCGCCAACAAGTGGAGCATCGCCTGGGCCATCGCCCGGGCGGCCGCCGAGCACGGGGCCCGGCTGATGATCACGTACCAGAACGAGCGCTTCCAGAAGCAGGTCCAGCAGTTGGCCGACACCCTGCCGGGCGCCCGGACGGCCCCCTGCGACGTCGCCGACGAGGCTCAAATTGAGGCGCTCCGGCAGGCGGTCCAGGCCGAGATGGGCCACCTCGACTTCATCGTCCACTCGATCGCTTACGCTCACAAGGACGACCTGGAGGGGCCTTTTTATCCCGTCCCCAAGGACCGCTTCATGACGGCCCTGGACATCAGCGCCTATTCTCTGGTCGCCGTCGTTCGGACCCTGCTTCCCCTGATGGAGGGCCGGTCGGGGAGCGTCCTGACGATGACGTACATCGGGAGCGAGCGGGTCATGCCGAACTACAACGTCATGGGCATCGCCAAGGCCGCCCTCGAGGCCATCGTCCGGTACCTGGCCCACGACCTGGGGCCGGCCGGCATCCGGGTCAACGCCATCTCGGCGGGGCCCATCAAGACGCTGGCCGCCTCGGGCATCGGCGACTTCTCCCGCATCTTGGAAATCTACCAGACCCGGAGTCCCCTCCGGCGGAACGTCACCCAGGAGGACGTCGCCCGGGCCGCCGTGTTTCTGCTGAGCGACATGGCGTCGGCCATCACGGGGACGGTCCTTTACGTGGACGCCGGCTTCCACATCATGGGCGTGTGA
- the amtB_1 gene encoding Ammonia channel: protein MHLKLLRLCLLGGLAILWAGSVRADEAPPDPTGTATIQADPNKAVNFAWTLVTGFLVFFMQAGFALVETGLSRAKNAVAVLTKNFMDCLIGGLAFWAFGFAFMFGGSGAAPGLGFGNPFIGLSGFMLHRGSYDVSTAELWFFQMVFAATAATIVSGAMAERTKTTAYLAYSFLISGLIYPIYGHWVWGGGWLANLYQYLPFLGEGVGARDFAGSGVVHAVGGFAALVGPRIGKFNRDGTPNVIPGHNLALMTLGTFILFFGWFGFNPGSTLAATDLRISIIAVNTFLAAAAAAVTAIYYSLARTGKMDLVLACNGCLAGLVGITAPCAYVPTWAAVVIGVVAAFVLIASLSFVERVLKVDDVVGAVAVHGFAGLWGLLAVGIFADGTYGGVKGLIVGEWAQLVAQAIDCVVVTAWALGTSFLMFWVIKKTIGLRVPKEDELSGLDVPEHGLEAYPEGRKLVLGRVA from the coding sequence ATGCATCTCAAACTTTTGCGCCTATGCCTGCTCGGGGGTCTCGCGATTCTCTGGGCGGGCTCTGTGCGGGCCGACGAAGCACCGCCGGACCCGACGGGGACGGCGACGATCCAGGCCGACCCGAACAAGGCCGTGAACTTCGCTTGGACTCTCGTGACGGGCTTCCTGGTCTTCTTCATGCAGGCCGGGTTTGCCCTGGTCGAGACCGGGCTTTCGCGCGCCAAGAATGCGGTCGCTGTCCTGACAAAGAACTTTATGGACTGCCTCATCGGGGGCTTAGCCTTTTGGGCCTTCGGCTTTGCCTTCATGTTCGGCGGCTCGGGAGCGGCCCCGGGGTTGGGATTCGGCAACCCCTTCATTGGGCTGTCCGGCTTCATGCTCCACCGGGGTTCCTACGACGTATCGACGGCCGAGCTATGGTTTTTCCAGATGGTCTTTGCGGCCACGGCGGCGACGATCGTGTCGGGGGCGATGGCCGAACGCACAAAAACGACGGCCTACCTGGCCTATAGTTTCCTGATCTCCGGGCTGATCTATCCCATCTACGGGCACTGGGTCTGGGGCGGCGGTTGGCTGGCGAACCTGTATCAGTACCTGCCCTTCTTGGGTGAAGGCGTCGGGGCTCGGGACTTCGCCGGATCGGGCGTCGTCCATGCCGTCGGCGGCTTTGCGGCCCTGGTCGGGCCCCGCATCGGGAAGTTCAACCGGGACGGGACGCCCAACGTGATTCCCGGCCATAACCTGGCCCTGATGACGTTGGGTACCTTCATCCTCTTCTTCGGATGGTTCGGCTTCAATCCCGGCTCGACGCTGGCGGCGACCGACCTGCGGATCTCCATCATCGCCGTCAACACCTTCCTGGCGGCCGCGGCGGCGGCCGTGACGGCCATCTACTACAGCCTGGCCCGGACCGGCAAGATGGACCTCGTCCTGGCCTGCAACGGCTGTCTGGCTGGCCTCGTCGGGATCACGGCGCCCTGCGCCTATGTTCCGACTTGGGCGGCCGTCGTCATCGGCGTCGTGGCGGCCTTCGTCCTGATCGCTTCCCTAAGCTTCGTCGAGCGGGTTCTGAAGGTCGACGACGTCGTCGGGGCCGTCGCCGTTCACGGCTTTGCGGGCCTGTGGGGCCTCCTGGCCGTCGGGATTTTCGCCGACGGGACGTATGGGGGCGTAAAGGGCCTGATCGTCGGGGAGTGGGCCCAGCTCGTGGCCCAGGCCATCGATTGTGTCGTCGTGACGGCCTGGGCCTTGGGGACCAGTTTCCTGATGTTCTGGGTCATCAAAAAGACGATCGGCCTACGGGTGCCTAAGGAAGACGAGTTGAGCGGACTCGACGTCCCCGAACACGGCCTGGAGGCCTACCCCGAGGGCCGCAAGCTCGTCCTGGGCCGGGTGGCATGA
- the bshA_1 gene encoding N-acetyl-alpha-D-glucosaminyl L-malate synthase, with translation MPYRIGILCFPTYGGSGVVATELARSLAERGHEVHVISYAQPVRLQRYSPHIVFHEVPVFEYPLFESPLYTIHAAATIANLVQYADLQVVHAHYALPHGISAFLARASLDDPRFAVVTTLHGTDVTFVGQHPSFFPITRLALLQSDHLSCVSRFLEGIVRDRFRVPPERVTVIPNFVDTAALVPKPLEERRRQWRTDRRIVHVSNFRPVKRVLDVLRVFERVRARVPCELVLIGDGPDRILAEQYCMERGLYRYVHFLGKQEDVGPPLRDASVFLLPSELESFGLAALEAMSCGVPVVATAVGGVPEVIEDGVQGFLHAVGDVEAMAASVERLLTDEDLWVRTSEAARRRALQFDRSRVVPQYEVLYHQVMALSLGS, from the coding sequence ATGCCATACCGCATCGGCATCCTGTGTTTTCCGACTTACGGCGGGAGCGGCGTCGTCGCCACCGAGTTGGCCCGGAGCCTGGCCGAACGCGGTCACGAGGTCCACGTCATCAGCTATGCCCAGCCGGTCCGCCTCCAGCGGTATTCCCCCCACATCGTGTTCCACGAGGTCCCCGTCTTCGAGTATCCCCTCTTCGAGTCCCCCCTTTACACGATTCATGCGGCGGCGACCATCGCCAACCTCGTGCAGTACGCCGACCTCCAGGTCGTCCATGCCCATTACGCCCTGCCCCACGGGATCTCGGCCTTCCTGGCCCGGGCCAGCCTGGACGACCCCCGTTTCGCCGTCGTCACGACCCTCCACGGGACGGACGTGACCTTTGTCGGCCAGCACCCGAGCTTCTTTCCCATCACGCGCTTGGCCCTCCTGCAGAGCGATCACCTCTCGTGCGTCTCCCGGTTTCTGGAGGGCATCGTGCGGGACCGCTTCCGGGTCCCCCCCGAACGGGTCACGGTCATCCCCAACTTCGTGGACACGGCGGCCCTCGTCCCGAAGCCCCTGGAGGAGCGTCGGCGTCAGTGGCGGACCGACCGGCGGATCGTGCACGTCTCCAACTTCCGGCCCGTCAAGCGGGTCCTGGACGTCCTCCGGGTGTTCGAGCGGGTCCGGGCCCGGGTCCCCTGCGAGCTGGTCCTGATCGGGGACGGTCCGGACCGCATCCTGGCCGAGCAGTACTGCATGGAACGGGGTCTGTACCGATACGTCCACTTCCTCGGCAAGCAGGAAGACGTCGGCCCGCCTCTGCGGGATGCTTCAGTATTTCTGCTCCCCAGCGAACTGGAGAGCTTCGGCCTGGCCGCCCTGGAGGCGATGAGCTGCGGCGTCCCCGTCGTGGCGACGGCCGTCGGGGGCGTCCCCGAGGTCATCGAGGACGGCGTCCAGGGGTTTCTTCACGCCGTCGGCGACGTCGAAGCGATGGCCGCCAGCGTGGAACGGCTCCTGACGGACGAGGACCTCTGGGTCCGGACGTCCGAGGCGGCCCGCCGGCGGGCCCTCCAGTTCGACCGAAGCCGGGTGGTCCCTCAGTACGAAGTCCTGTATCATCAGGTGATGGCTTTGTCTCTGGGGTCTTAG